The DNA sequence CCCTGTTTGGCAGTCTGTTGCGCTCGCTAGCTGTGTGAATCTCCCTTGTGGGCCGCACCGGCTTTGAGTATTTCTACGCGACCCATCTAGGGCACCAGGAGTTCCTTGCGCGTTCGCGCCGGTCGCATGTAAGTGCGCTGCGGGCCGTTACAAGCAGGTTCCTGGATCGTCCGTCAACCGATCATTTCCCGCGCCATTCGTTATCGGAATACGCCTTTGATACTTGGCGGCCGCTTCGATTCTGCCCTCATGTCGCGCTTGTGCGCGATCGCGCTTGTCGTTGCGCTGGCAACGACCATTGCGCGCGGGCAATATCCGGCGGCGGGAAGCGCGCCTCCGACGAATTCTGCGCCCCGGTCACCGCTGCTGCCGGGCGCGGCGCCGCCATCGGGCCCCGTGCCGATGACGCCCCCGTCGCAAGATGCCGGTCTGCCGATTTCGACCACGCCCCAAGTGGTCGAAGTGCGCATCGAAGGGAACAAGGCCGTCGAATCGCACAAGATCATGCCGCACATCAAGACCCGCGCCGGCCGGCCGTTGGATAAGTCGATCGTCGAAGACGACGTCAAGCGGCTCACCAAGACGCATCAGTTCATCAACGTCGAACCGCGCTACGAACGGCGCCCGGACGGCGGCATCGTGATCATTTACCACGTCGTCGAGCGGCCCTTGATCCGCTACGTAAGAATCTACGGCAGCACGAAGAGCGAAAAGACGCTGAAGAAAAAGGCCGGCTTGAAAGAAGGAGACGCGCTCGACCCGTACGCCGTCGAAGAGGCGCGCACCAAGCTGGAAGAGTATTTGCACTCGAAGGCCTACGCCCAGGCCTCGGTCACGATCATCGAGGGAACACGTCCCGGCGACCGCGGCGTGAAGCTGATGGTCAACGAGGGTCTGAAGCAGAAGATCTGGGACGTGAACTTCGAAGGCAACACCGTAGCTCCCGACAAGCGCTTGGAAACGCAAATCCAGTCGAAGCCGCCGATCCTGTGGATCTTCAAGGGAGAAGTCGACTACAACCGCATCGACGAGGACGTGCGCCGCCTGACCGACTACTACCGCGGACTGGGCTTCTTTCGCGCCCGCATCGGACGCGAGTGGATCTTCAACGAGAAGCAGAACTGGATGACGTTGAATTTCGTCATCGAGGAAGGCCCTCGCTACACCGTCAACAATGTCTCGGTGATCGGCAACAGCCGGCTGCAATCCGAAGCGTTGATGAAGGATCTGAAGCTGACCGGCGGAGACTTTTTCGATCAAGCGAAGCTGAACAAGGATATTACGGGGGTCCAGGACAAATACGGCGAGGTAGGCTACATCTTCGCCGACGTCCAACCCGAAACGCGCTTCCTCGAAGAACCGGGCCAGCTCGACCTGGTGTACAAGATCGAGGAAGGAGACCGCTACCGGGTGGGGCGCATCGACGTGAAGATTTCGGGCGATAATCCGCACACGCGGCGAACGGCCATCTTGAACCGGCTGTCGTTGCGCACCGGCGACATCGCCAACACCAAAAAGCTGCGCGACAGCGAGCGGCGCCTGAAGGCTTCGCAAATGCTCGCCAACCAGCCGGCCCAGGGGCAAGTCCCCAAGATCGTGTTCGCCAAGCCCGGCATGGAAGACGAAGAGGAAGACGCCGATACGTCGGTGGCACGCAACCCCCGCGGTCGTCATAAGGGGCCGGGCGTGCAAGCGCCGATGGGCCTTGGCGGCATGGGCGCCGGCGGCATGGGTGGGATGGGGGGCGGCGGCATGAACGGGATGGGCTTCAATGGGCAGAGCCCCGACCCCGAAACGACCTCCTCGGCGCATGATGGCGAGTTGTTGCACGAGGGAGAATCGGCCGAAGTCGAGTTGATCCCCGAAGGCCTGGCCCCGCCGCCGCGCCGCACGGCGCAAGTCACGACCGTCGCGCGCCCCTGGCTCACCGGGGACACGCGCGAAATCGTCGTCCGCGGACAGAGCCCCGCGGGCGCGAGCTCCTCGTTCGGACAACAGCCGCTCGGGCGTATCGAGCCCGACGCTCCCACCGGTGGTACCCGCTACGTGGGGAACAGCGCGGGCGTCACTCGGACGCAGTTCATTCAACCGGTGCCCGGCGGCTACGCGCCGTCGAGCACGCCGCCGTCGAGCGCAACGCCCACGATCCCGCCCGCCGTCACGCCGTCGTATTCCCAGCCGGGCGGCTATGCCGCGCCGGGAGGTTATGCCGCTCCGAATCAGTACGGCGCCCCGCCGGTGAATTCGATTCCGGGCTACGGCTCGGCAGTGCCATCAGGAAACGCGCCGCCGGCCTACGCTCAGCCCGGCTATGCGCAACCGGGTTATTCGCAACCTCCCGTTTATGCTCCTCCTGCCGGCGGCTACGCGGCGCCGGGGGGTGGGCCAGCGTACGGGCAATCGGTGCTGCCGCCGCCGTCGGCAGTGCCCAGCGGCCAGCTTCCGCCGCCCAACGTGCCGCCGCTGTTGAACAACGCTCCGGCCGGCGCCGTCGCCAGCCCGGGCGGATATGCGGGCCCGAACGACGTCTTTCCGCCGGGCGTCGGCCCCGGTCCCTTCGAGGAAGACCCGCCGCGTGATATCCCGATCCGCATCATGGGGCAGGAAACGCAGACCGGTCGCTTGATGCTGGGCGTGGGCGTGAACTCCAACGCCGGCTTGATCGGAAATATCACGCTCGACGAGCAGAACTTCGACTGGCGCCGCTGGCCGACCAGTTGGGAGGACATTCGCAACGCCACGGCCTTCCGCGGCGGCGGT is a window from the Pirellulales bacterium genome containing:
- a CDS encoding BamA/TamA family outer membrane protein; translated protein: MSRLCAIALVVALATTIARGQYPAAGSAPPTNSAPRSPLLPGAAPPSGPVPMTPPSQDAGLPISTTPQVVEVRIEGNKAVESHKIMPHIKTRAGRPLDKSIVEDDVKRLTKTHQFINVEPRYERRPDGGIVIIYHVVERPLIRYVRIYGSTKSEKTLKKKAGLKEGDALDPYAVEEARTKLEEYLHSKAYAQASVTIIEGTRPGDRGVKLMVNEGLKQKIWDVNFEGNTVAPDKRLETQIQSKPPILWIFKGEVDYNRIDEDVRRLTDYYRGLGFFRARIGREWIFNEKQNWMTLNFVIEEGPRYTVNNVSVIGNSRLQSEALMKDLKLTGGDFFDQAKLNKDITGVQDKYGEVGYIFADVQPETRFLEEPGQLDLVYKIEEGDRYRVGRIDVKISGDNPHTRRTAILNRLSLRTGDIANTKKLRDSERRLKASQMLANQPAQGQVPKIVFAKPGMEDEEEDADTSVARNPRGRHKGPGVQAPMGLGGMGAGGMGGMGGGGMNGMGFNGQSPDPETTSSAHDGELLHEGESAEVELIPEGLAPPPRRTAQVTTVARPWLTGDTREIVVRGQSPAGASSSFGQQPLGRIEPDAPTGGTRYVGNSAGVTRTQFIQPVPGGYAPSSTPPSSATPTIPPAVTPSYSQPGGYAAPGGYAAPNQYGAPPVNSIPGYGSAVPSGNAPPAYAQPGYAQPGYSQPPVYAPPAGGYAAPGGGPAYGQSVLPPPSAVPSGQLPPPNVPPLLNNAPAGAVASPGGYAGPNDVFPPGVGPGPFEEDPPRDIPIRIMGQETQTGRLMLGVGVNSNAGLIGNITLDEQNFDWRRWPTSWEDIRNATAFRGGGQQFRIQASPGTVYQQYMASFQNPYLFDTAISFGLSGSYFTRIYNNWTEKRLGGSVRLGYQFLFDPNLSTMVSLRAENVNISQPSVPTPPELEAVLGNNAFFSAKWDIVHDTRDSAFLATQGHRIDIGLEQAFGSFTFPRATINYSQHFLLHERPDTSGRQTLSFNNQTGFTGSNTPIYENFFAGGYTTLRGFYFRGASPLDEGVQVGGHFMFINSVEYMFPITGDDMLRGVAFTDFGTVEPSTEMHWQDFRISPGLGLRVTVPAMGPAPIALDFAVPVHHAPGDQLQLFSFFIGVNR